The following are encoded in a window of Ferribacterium limneticum genomic DNA:
- a CDS encoding DUF1329 domain-containing protein: MKKTMISLLPLVAAGLVGSAFAATEADVENTFNPYKAGMPSAPGVTPGTVITKANADQFKDVLSVGLYKLLKDGAFEMKVGATTQFMINSGYINATKANLNKTKLGAKPGDNLTGYVAGRPFPEEPDAKDPRAGEKLAWNYKYGVNWGDGAVISPFYWRYRNMTNGQIEKTIKYDFHFLNFMHRTNNAPIPEITPNPSGIYRAIYVKANEPQDLKNTQLLIQRFEDDSKLDDAYLYLGFQRRVRRLAQGQVTDSFLGSDLMIEDFEGYNGRVSDMKWTYKGTKNMLLPMWNHNELKLSDEFKEADGYKFVNYAGQGGCFPDGTWQLRKVYVLEAAPVNPNHPISKRTFYMDAQLQNVNGAIDIYDRKGELWKAFSVGKSHPDHHLPVNKGSGIGIDDGVIMVDVQAKHCTTAQFKGQVDPKKAPPGLFQVQNLRGGD, from the coding sequence ATGAAAAAAACCATGATTTCCCTGCTGCCCCTGGTGGCGGCAGGACTGGTCGGTTCGGCGTTCGCTGCGACGGAAGCCGATGTCGAAAACACCTTCAATCCTTACAAGGCAGGCATGCCCAGCGCGCCGGGCGTGACGCCCGGTACGGTGATCACCAAGGCCAATGCAGACCAGTTCAAGGATGTCCTGTCGGTTGGTCTGTACAAGCTGCTCAAGGATGGCGCTTTCGAAATGAAGGTTGGTGCTACGACCCAGTTCATGATCAACAGCGGCTACATCAATGCGACCAAGGCCAATCTGAACAAGACCAAGCTGGGTGCCAAGCCGGGCGACAACCTGACCGGTTACGTGGCTGGCCGTCCGTTCCCGGAAGAGCCGGATGCCAAGGATCCGCGTGCCGGCGAAAAGCTGGCCTGGAACTACAAGTACGGCGTGAACTGGGGTGACGGTGCGGTCATTTCCCCGTTCTACTGGCGCTATCGCAACATGACCAACGGGCAGATCGAGAAGACCATCAAGTATGACTTCCACTTCCTCAACTTCATGCACCGCACCAACAATGCGCCGATTCCGGAAATCACGCCGAATCCGTCCGGGATTTACCGCGCCATTTACGTCAAGGCCAACGAGCCGCAGGATCTGAAAAACACCCAGTTGCTGATCCAGCGTTTCGAGGACGACAGCAAGCTGGACGATGCCTACCTGTATCTGGGCTTCCAGCGTCGCGTGCGTCGTCTGGCCCAGGGGCAGGTGACTGACTCCTTCCTTGGTTCCGACCTGATGATCGAAGACTTCGAAGGGTACAACGGCCGCGTCTCCGACATGAAGTGGACCTACAAGGGCACCAAGAACATGCTGCTGCCGATGTGGAACCACAACGAACTCAAGCTTTCCGACGAGTTCAAGGAAGCCGATGGCTACAAGTTCGTGAATTATGCCGGGCAGGGTGGCTGCTTCCCGGACGGCACCTGGCAGTTGCGCAAGGTCTATGTGCTCGAAGCGGCGCCGGTCAATCCGAATCACCCGATCAGCAAGCGGACTTTCTACATGGATGCCCAGTTGCAGAACGTGAACGGCGCCATCGACATTTATGACCGCAAGGGCGAACTGTGGAAGGCCTTCAGCGTCGGCAAGTCGCATCCGGATCATCACCTGCCGGTCAACAAGGGTTCCGGTATCGGTATCGATGACGGCGTGATCATGGTCGACGTCCAGGCCAAGCATTGCACGACCGCCCAGTTCAAGGGCCAGGTTGATCCGAAGAAGGCGCCTCCGGGCCTCTTCCAGGTTCAGAACCTGCGCGGCGGGGATTAA
- a CDS encoding DUF3135 domain-containing protein: MSEMLSEGGLEQLAVRDPAGFVHERRRLLSDFMRSTNGSMELLADMQRTIDQTIALSGAPMHTLDRLAGLIEERLQLIARLSRELAAEINNQEKKE, from the coding sequence ATGAGTGAGATGTTGTCTGAAGGTGGCTTGGAGCAACTGGCTGTGCGTGACCCGGCTGGCTTCGTCCATGAGCGTCGTCGTTTGCTGAGCGATTTCATGCGGAGCACTAATGGCTCAATGGAATTGCTGGCTGATATGCAGCGGACGATAGATCAGACGATTGCGTTGAGCGGTGCGCCAATGCATACGCTCGATCGTCTTGCTGGTTTGATTGAAGAGCGATTACAGCTTATTGCCAGGCTGAGCAGGGAATTGGCTGCAGAAATAAATAATCAAGAAAAAAAAGAGTAG
- a CDS encoding methyl-accepting chemotaxis protein — protein sequence MRSMTNRVRISHRLIYITFMSIALYVVAAGIGWWGLDAASKSLKSVYEDRAIPMQVLSTIDADIREDALKLLFAFEGAPGRPASGLMDETAGSLTKAVRANVQNFEALWKRYEETRHTEEENVLAAAFSEKHKAWMDKILRTVNEIDDRKLNDAGVLGEFLYAVKEERQAALEALRELIAYQARVAKEEYEVAESRYRLSQTLLLAFLVLGAVFVGGPAILTIRYISNSLKEAGKTASAIAGGDLTGEISISRNDEIGELSDKLSVMRSNLLELIAAIRQNADGLNQNARNLSLAAERSALTVETQSSAASAMSSSIVDLSRSMECIGVNAREAHQISEMSSEHADKGGQIIQRTASEMQGIAEAVNVVAGTIRDLEGLSRHISSIVQVIKEIADQTNLLALNAAIEAARAGEQGRGFAVVADEVRKLAERTTASTHQIGEMIIRTQQGTEGAVREMDNGVVRVGNGVLLANSAGNSIIEIRDSAQRAASVVAEITQVIIAQNESSRDAAQKVEMIARGIEENSRSITQTADAARQLAVLSEEMAGLAGRFKVA from the coding sequence ATGCGCAGCATGACGAATCGGGTACGCATATCCCATCGACTGATTTACATCACTTTCATGTCCATTGCCCTCTATGTCGTTGCCGCAGGAATTGGCTGGTGGGGACTGGATGCAGCAAGTAAATCCCTGAAGTCGGTCTACGAAGACCGGGCAATTCCGATGCAGGTATTGTCGACCATTGATGCCGATATTCGCGAGGATGCGCTGAAGCTGCTGTTCGCTTTTGAAGGTGCTCCGGGCCGGCCGGCATCCGGCTTGATGGATGAGACCGCGGGCTCATTGACCAAAGCGGTGCGAGCCAATGTGCAGAATTTTGAAGCACTGTGGAAGCGTTACGAAGAGACCAGGCATACCGAAGAAGAAAACGTGCTGGCCGCGGCGTTTAGCGAAAAACACAAGGCCTGGATGGACAAGATATTACGTACCGTCAATGAAATCGATGACCGCAAACTCAATGATGCCGGGGTACTCGGTGAATTCCTTTATGCGGTCAAGGAGGAGCGGCAGGCAGCACTGGAAGCCTTGCGCGAATTGATCGCTTATCAGGCCAGAGTGGCAAAGGAGGAGTACGAGGTCGCGGAATCGCGATATCGCCTGAGTCAGACCTTGCTCCTGGCTTTTCTCGTGCTTGGGGCGGTGTTTGTCGGAGGGCCGGCGATTCTGACCATTCGCTATATCAGCAACAGTCTGAAGGAGGCGGGTAAAACCGCATCGGCGATTGCTGGTGGCGACCTGACCGGCGAGATTTCAATTTCCCGGAATGACGAAATTGGTGAGCTGTCTGACAAGCTCTCCGTCATGCGCAGCAATCTGCTCGAGTTGATTGCCGCCATTCGCCAGAATGCCGATGGCCTGAATCAGAACGCCCGTAATCTGTCTCTGGCCGCTGAGCGCAGTGCGCTGACGGTAGAAACGCAAAGTAGTGCCGCTTCCGCAATGTCGTCATCGATTGTCGACTTGTCCCGTTCCATGGAATGTATTGGTGTCAATGCAAGGGAGGCGCATCAGATCAGCGAAATGTCGAGCGAGCATGCCGATAAGGGAGGGCAGATCATTCAGCGGACGGCCAGCGAGATGCAGGGAATCGCCGAAGCAGTCAATGTGGTGGCCGGAACGATTCGGGATCTGGAAGGATTGTCGCGACATATTTCCAGCATCGTCCAGGTGATCAAGGAGATTGCCGATCAGACCAATCTGCTGGCGCTGAATGCAGCGATCGAAGCGGCCCGGGCCGGTGAGCAAGGGCGAGGCTTTGCTGTTGTGGCCGATGAAGTACGTAAATTGGCCGAGCGGACTACGGCATCGACGCATCAAATCGGTGAAATGATTATTCGTACCCAGCAAGGAACGGAAGGTGCCGTTCGGGAAATGGACAACGGGGTGGTTCGGGTAGGCAATGGGGTGCTGCTGGCAAACAGCGCAGGAAACTCCATCATTGAAATTCGCGATTCGGCCCAACGGGCAGCCAGTGTCGTGGCGGAGATTACCCAGGTGATCATTGCTCAAAACGAGTCTTCGCGGGATGCCGCGCAGAAGGTCGAGATGATTGCCCGAGGTATCGAGGAAAACTCCCGTTCGATTACCCAGACCGCCGATGCGGCCAGGCAACTGGCCGTGTTGTCCGAAGAAATGGCCGGTTTGGCCGGGCGTTTCAAGGTTGCCTGA
- a CDS encoding LysR substrate-binding domain-containing protein, with the protein MDLRHLKYFIAVAEELNIGRAALRLCISQPPLTRQIQQLEEELGVQLFIRTPRGVELTQAGEMFREEATNIRALVEQAIERTKRAGQGKLGRLDIGIFGTGILGTIPRLLQLFRDTNPDVVVSLHTMSKSEQIEALRQRRITIGFNRMLAPLPDITTELIMREPLYLVINEDHPLARHESVPFMEVAKYPLVLFPSGARPNFVDRIVQLCGNMGVTPQISQVVGDAVTGMALVAGGFGITIVPKSATTISLPGVVCRPFRDAISATVDLSCIYRTDDHSPILQAFLASVQKFREAPSD; encoded by the coding sequence ATGGACCTTCGCCATCTCAAATATTTCATTGCCGTTGCCGAAGAGCTGAACATCGGCCGTGCCGCGCTACGGCTGTGCATCTCGCAGCCACCACTGACCCGGCAGATTCAGCAACTGGAAGAAGAGCTCGGCGTACAGCTGTTCATCCGCACGCCGCGCGGCGTCGAACTGACGCAGGCCGGCGAGATGTTCCGTGAGGAGGCAACCAACATCCGCGCCCTGGTCGAACAGGCGATCGAGCGCACCAAGCGGGCCGGCCAGGGCAAGCTCGGGCGGCTCGATATCGGCATTTTCGGTACCGGCATCCTGGGCACCATCCCGAGACTGCTGCAGTTGTTTCGCGACACGAACCCGGATGTCGTCGTCTCGCTGCACACCATGTCCAAGTCGGAGCAGATCGAAGCGCTGCGCCAACGCCGCATCACCATCGGCTTCAACCGCATGCTGGCGCCGCTGCCCGACATCACGACCGAACTGATCATGCGCGAGCCGCTTTATCTGGTCATCAATGAAGACCACCCGCTGGCCCGGCACGAGTCGGTGCCTTTCATGGAAGTGGCCAAATACCCGCTTGTCCTCTTTCCATCAGGCGCCCGGCCCAACTTCGTCGACCGCATCGTCCAGCTGTGCGGAAACATGGGCGTCACGCCGCAGATATCCCAGGTCGTTGGTGACGCCGTGACCGGCATGGCACTGGTCGCCGGCGGCTTTGGCATCACCATCGTGCCCAAGTCGGCCACCACCATCAGCCTGCCCGGCGTCGTTTGCCGGCCGTTCCGCGATGCGATTTCGGCCACGGTGGACCTCAGCTGCATCTACCGGACCGACGATCATTCGCCCATCCTGCAGGCTTTCCTGGCCAGCGTGCAGAAATTCCGGGAAGCCCCCAGCGACTAG
- a CDS encoding catechol 2,3-dioxygenase, translated as MAMTGVLRPGHAQIRVLDLEEGVRHYRDVLGLVETGRDAQGRVYLKCWDERDHSSVILREADRAGIDFFAFKVLDKATLNKLEADLQAYGVSTERIPAGELLETGERVRFEIPSGHKIELYAEKKAVGNGLQVLNPAPWTKASENGIAPVRLDHCLLYGPNIAAVQKLFTEVLGFYLVERVLTPDGAGNGAIWLSCSHKVHDIAFVEHAEPGKLHHLSFLLESWDEVLRAADIMSMNNVPIDIGPTRHGITRGCTIYAWDPSGNRFETFMGGYQPYPDYEMTTWTFDGLGSGGGLDYPQRKLHETFLSVVT; from the coding sequence ATGGCAATGACAGGTGTTTTGCGTCCGGGTCATGCGCAGATTCGCGTACTGGATCTTGAGGAAGGTGTCCGTCACTACCGTGACGTGTTGGGGCTGGTTGAAACCGGCCGCGATGCGCAGGGGCGGGTCTATCTGAAGTGCTGGGACGAGCGTGATCACAGCAGCGTCATCCTGCGCGAAGCCGATCGCGCGGGTATCGATTTCTTCGCCTTCAAGGTGCTCGACAAGGCGACGCTGAACAAGCTCGAGGCCGATCTGCAGGCTTACGGCGTGAGTACCGAACGCATTCCGGCCGGTGAGTTACTGGAAACCGGCGAACGGGTCCGCTTCGAGATTCCGTCCGGCCACAAGATTGAACTGTATGCCGAGAAAAAGGCGGTGGGTAACGGGTTGCAGGTACTGAATCCGGCGCCGTGGACCAAGGCTTCCGAAAACGGCATCGCGCCGGTTCGTCTCGATCACTGCCTGCTCTACGGTCCGAATATCGCGGCCGTCCAAAAGCTGTTTACTGAAGTGCTCGGCTTCTATCTGGTTGAGCGCGTGCTGACGCCAGATGGTGCCGGCAATGGCGCCATCTGGTTGTCTTGCTCGCACAAGGTGCACGACATCGCTTTCGTCGAGCATGCCGAGCCGGGCAAACTGCATCACCTCTCCTTCCTGCTGGAAAGCTGGGATGAAGTGCTGCGCGCCGCCGACATCATGTCCATGAACAATGTGCCGATCGATATTGGGCCGACCCGCCATGGCATCACCCGCGGCTGCACCATTTACGCCTGGGATCCGTCCGGCAATCGCTTTGAAACCTTCATGGGTGGCTATCAGCCGTATCCGGATTACGAAATGACCACTTGGACCTTTGATGGGCTGGGTAGCGGCGGTGGGCTGGATTATCCGCAGCGCAAGCTGCACGAAACTTTCCTGAGCGTCGTGACCTGA
- a CDS encoding aromatic/alkene monooxygenase hydroxylase subunit beta codes for MQIDLRTVSIKQQRNTFDHLARRFGDKPASRYQEGSYDIQATENLHYRPTWDPDQLIYDASITRIVMADWYALKDPRQYFYNNYTLARARQQETAEANFSFVESRGLADMLPEDLKRIALETLVPLRHAAWGANMNNSFISGYGYAAIFTQACMFHAMDNLGIAQYLSRLGLLLGDQEALDAGKTAWMDDEAWQPLRRYIEDCLVVRDPFELFVAQNVALDGLLYPLVYERIVDGYLSAKGASAVAMLCQFMNDWFDETRKWVDAVMKVAAAESEHNRAILQEWTEKWSTRAAAAMLPVVRKALGADAEEVVGEEVDAFKARLKKVGVDI; via the coding sequence ATGCAAATCGATCTTCGCACTGTCAGCATCAAGCAGCAGCGCAATACCTTTGACCACCTGGCGCGCCGCTTCGGCGACAAGCCGGCCTCGCGCTACCAGGAAGGCAGCTACGACATCCAGGCCACCGAAAACCTGCACTACCGGCCGACCTGGGACCCCGATCAGCTAATCTACGATGCCTCGATCACGCGCATCGTGATGGCCGACTGGTATGCGCTGAAGGATCCTCGCCAGTACTTTTACAACAACTACACGCTGGCCCGGGCTCGCCAGCAGGAAACGGCGGAAGCGAATTTCAGCTTCGTCGAAAGCCGCGGTCTGGCCGACATGTTGCCGGAAGACCTCAAGCGCATTGCCCTCGAAACGCTGGTCCCCCTGCGCCATGCCGCCTGGGGTGCCAACATGAACAATTCCTTCATCTCGGGCTATGGCTACGCCGCCATCTTTACCCAGGCGTGCATGTTCCACGCCATGGACAACCTCGGCATCGCCCAGTACCTGTCGCGCCTCGGCTTGCTGCTCGGCGATCAGGAGGCTCTGGACGCCGGCAAGACAGCGTGGATGGACGATGAAGCCTGGCAGCCGCTGCGCCGCTATATCGAGGATTGCCTGGTCGTGCGCGATCCGTTCGAGTTGTTCGTCGCCCAGAACGTGGCGCTCGACGGCCTGCTCTATCCGCTGGTCTATGAGCGCATCGTCGACGGTTACCTGTCGGCCAAGGGCGCGTCGGCCGTGGCCATGCTCTGCCAGTTCATGAACGACTGGTTCGATGAAACCCGCAAGTGGGTCGATGCCGTCATGAAAGTGGCCGCCGCCGAGTCGGAGCACAACCGCGCCATCCTGCAGGAGTGGACGGAAAAGTGGAGCACCCGGGCCGCTGCCGCCATGCTGCCGGTTGTCCGCAAAGCGCTGGGGGCGGACGCCGAGGAGGTCGTCGGCGAAGAGGTGGACGCCTTCAAGGCGCGCCTGAAAAAAGTTGGCGTGGACATCTGA
- a CDS encoding MmoB/DmpM family protein — MSTVFIALQANEDTRPIIDAIVQDNPSAIVDRQPAMVKIDVPGSMTIRRETIEEHIGRAYDLQELQINLITLSGNVDEDEDSFTLRWNA, encoded by the coding sequence ATGTCGACCGTATTCATTGCCCTGCAAGCCAACGAAGACACGCGTCCGATCATCGACGCCATCGTCCAAGACAACCCGTCAGCCATCGTCGATCGCCAACCGGCCATGGTCAAGATCGACGTTCCCGGTTCCATGACCATCCGTCGCGAAACCATCGAGGAACACATCGGCCGCGCCTACGACCTGCAGGAACTGCAGATCAACCTGATCACCCTCTCCGGCAATGTCGATGAGGACGAAGACAGCTTCACCCTGCGCTGGAATGCCTGA
- a CDS encoding aromatic/alkene/methane monooxygenase hydroxylase/oxygenase subunit alpha, which yields MDMQVAKKKLSLKEKYKLMTRDLGWDTTYHTKDEVFPYVQYEGIKIHDWDKWEDPFRLTMDSYWKYQAEKERKFYAIIDAHAQNNGHLNITDARYLSALKIFLQAISPGEYAAGKGFARMGREFPGVGTQVACQMQSIDEIRHAQTQIHALSNYNKFYNGFHAFADARDRMWYCTLPRSFFDDALSSGPFEFMIAIGFSFEYVLTNLLFVPFMSGAAYNGDMATVTFGFSAQSDEARHMTLGLECIKFMLEQDPANLPIVQGWIDKWFWRGFRLLGVVGTMMDYMLPKRVMSWREAWNIYGVENGGALFRDLARYGIRPPKGWDDAEKGIDHMSHQFMLALYQYNFGTAFHSWIPSEDEMEWLSKKYPDTFDKYYRPRWAHLSKLKAAGTPFANMGLAKLCQTCQIPTVFTEPDDPTSLCQRETEYKGEKYHFCSDGCQHIFENEPEKYIQAWLPMQQLFQAPINGDLGAWMNWVSLIPGKDNGDFDGSEDERNFAAWRQQATSNQ from the coding sequence ATGGACATGCAAGTTGCCAAGAAGAAACTCAGCCTGAAGGAAAAATACAAGCTGATGACCCGTGACCTCGGCTGGGACACGACATATCACACCAAGGATGAAGTCTTTCCCTACGTCCAGTACGAAGGCATCAAGATTCACGACTGGGACAAGTGGGAAGACCCCTTCCGCCTGACCATGGATTCGTACTGGAAATACCAGGCCGAGAAGGAGCGCAAGTTCTACGCGATCATCGACGCCCACGCCCAGAACAACGGTCACCTGAACATCACCGACGCCCGCTACCTGAGCGCCCTGAAGATTTTCCTGCAGGCCATCAGCCCGGGCGAATACGCCGCCGGCAAGGGCTTCGCCCGCATGGGCCGGGAATTCCCCGGCGTCGGCACGCAGGTCGCCTGCCAGATGCAGTCGATCGACGAGATTCGCCACGCCCAGACGCAGATTCACGCCCTGTCGAACTACAACAAGTTCTACAACGGCTTCCACGCCTTCGCCGATGCCCGCGACCGCATGTGGTACTGCACGCTGCCGCGCTCCTTCTTCGACGACGCGCTGTCGTCCGGTCCTTTCGAGTTCATGATCGCCATCGGTTTCAGCTTCGAATACGTGCTGACCAATCTGCTGTTCGTGCCCTTCATGTCGGGTGCTGCCTACAACGGCGACATGGCGACGGTGACCTTCGGTTTCTCGGCGCAGTCCGACGAAGCGCGTCACATGACGCTCGGCCTCGAGTGCATCAAGTTCATGCTCGAGCAGGACCCGGCCAATCTGCCGATTGTCCAGGGCTGGATCGACAAGTGGTTCTGGCGCGGCTTCCGTCTGCTCGGCGTGGTTGGCACGATGATGGACTACATGCTGCCGAAGCGCGTCATGTCCTGGCGCGAGGCGTGGAACATCTATGGCGTCGAGAACGGCGGCGCCCTGTTCCGCGATCTGGCGCGCTACGGCATTCGTCCGCCCAAGGGCTGGGACGACGCCGAAAAAGGCATCGACCACATGTCGCACCAGTTCATGCTGGCGCTCTATCAATACAACTTCGGTACGGCCTTCCATAGCTGGATTCCGTCCGAGGACGAAATGGAATGGCTGTCGAAGAAGTACCCGGACACCTTCGACAAGTACTACCGCCCGCGCTGGGCTCACCTGAGCAAGCTCAAGGCCGCCGGCACGCCGTTCGCCAACATGGGCCTGGCCAAGCTCTGCCAGACCTGCCAGATCCCGACCGTGTTCACCGAACCAGACGATCCGACCTCGCTGTGCCAGCGCGAAACCGAATACAAGGGCGAGAAATACCACTTCTGTTCGGATGGCTGCCAGCACATCTTCGAGAACGAGCCGGAAAAATACATCCAGGCCTGGCTGCCGATGCAGCAGCTTTTCCAGGCGCCAATCAACGGCGATCTGGGGGCGTGGATGAACTGGGTCAGCCTGATTCCCGGCAAGGACAACGGCGACTTCGACGGCTCGGAAGACGAACGCAACTTCGCAGCCTGGCGCCAGCAGGCGACCAGCAATCAGTGA
- a CDS encoding phenol hydroxylase subunit P4, whose product MALTSTKPYVAVPRDLVENFNGKQIVYVCWDHHMLFATPLMLVVEPGMSFGDLLENVVKPLIGPDPDAAAVDLSTVEWLKSGRAWGPDLAGSLAENGIVHKEQLRFRTPGVNSLLAAA is encoded by the coding sequence ATGGCATTGACCTCAACCAAGCCCTACGTCGCCGTACCGCGCGACCTGGTGGAAAACTTCAATGGCAAGCAGATTGTTTATGTTTGCTGGGATCACCACATGTTGTTCGCTACGCCGCTGATGCTTGTCGTCGAGCCGGGGATGAGCTTTGGCGATCTGCTGGAGAATGTCGTCAAGCCCCTCATCGGGCCTGATCCGGATGCGGCGGCGGTCGACCTGAGCACGGTCGAGTGGCTGAAGTCGGGGCGGGCTTGGGGGCCTGATCTTGCCGGCAGCTTGGCTGAAAATGGGATTGTTCATAAGGAGCAATTACGGTTTCGGACACCGGGGGTGAATTCGCTGCTGGCGGCGGCTTAA
- a CDS encoding 2-hydroxymuconic semialdehyde dehydrogenase, protein MQLIKNFINGEFVEGSEGKTFEKRSPLDNKVIAQVSEAGKADVDAAVRAAHAARNGVWGGLTTDQRVDLLYGVADEITRRFEDFVAAEMADTGQPNHVMRHVFIPRGAANFKVFADVVKNVPCESFQMATPDGAGALNYAIRVPKGVVGVISPWNAPFLLMTWKVGPALACGNTVVVKPSEETPLTTTLLGEVMNTVGIPKGVFNVIQGFGPNSAGEFLTQHPLVDAITFTGETRTGTAIMKAAAEGMRDVSFELGGKNAGIVFADADFDAAVDGIFRSVFLNSGQVCLGTERVYVERPIFDKFVQALKAKAEAVKFGRPDDKNANYGPLISAEHKQKVMSYYAKAAAEGANVVTGGGVPTMPADLADGHWVQPTIWTGLPETASVVREEVFGPCCHISPFDSEDEVINKANNNDYGLSTTIWTTNLARAHRVAARIEVGITWINSWFLRDLRTAFGGSKQSGIGREGGVHSLEFYTETRNICVKL, encoded by the coding sequence GTGCAGCTGATCAAGAATTTCATCAACGGTGAGTTTGTCGAGGGAAGCGAAGGCAAGACCTTCGAGAAGCGTTCGCCGCTCGACAACAAAGTCATTGCGCAGGTTTCCGAAGCCGGCAAGGCCGACGTCGACGCCGCTGTCCGTGCAGCTCATGCTGCCCGAAACGGCGTGTGGGGCGGCCTGACCACCGACCAGCGCGTCGATCTGCTCTACGGCGTGGCCGATGAAATAACCCGCCGTTTCGAGGATTTCGTCGCCGCCGAAATGGCTGACACCGGACAGCCGAACCACGTCATGCGCCATGTTTTCATCCCGCGCGGCGCGGCCAATTTCAAGGTCTTCGCCGATGTCGTCAAGAACGTACCGTGCGAGTCCTTCCAGATGGCGACGCCGGATGGCGCCGGTGCGCTCAACTACGCCATCCGCGTCCCGAAAGGCGTGGTTGGCGTCATTTCGCCGTGGAATGCGCCTTTCCTGCTCATGACCTGGAAGGTCGGCCCGGCGCTGGCCTGTGGCAACACCGTCGTCGTCAAGCCGTCCGAAGAAACGCCGCTGACCACGACCCTGCTTGGTGAAGTGATGAACACCGTTGGCATCCCCAAGGGCGTCTTCAACGTCATTCAGGGCTTCGGCCCGAATTCGGCCGGTGAATTCCTGACCCAGCATCCGCTTGTCGATGCCATCACCTTCACCGGCGAAACGCGCACCGGCACGGCTATCATGAAAGCCGCCGCCGAAGGGATGCGCGATGTGTCCTTCGAACTGGGCGGCAAGAATGCCGGTATCGTGTTCGCTGATGCTGACTTCGATGCAGCGGTCGACGGCATTTTCCGCTCGGTTTTCCTGAACTCCGGGCAGGTCTGCCTCGGTACCGAGCGCGTCTATGTCGAGCGGCCGATCTTCGACAAGTTCGTGCAGGCGCTCAAAGCCAAGGCCGAAGCCGTCAAGTTCGGCCGTCCGGACGACAAGAATGCCAACTACGGCCCGCTGATCAGCGCCGAGCACAAGCAGAAGGTCATGTCCTACTACGCCAAGGCCGCAGCAGAAGGTGCCAATGTCGTGACCGGCGGCGGTGTGCCGACCATGCCGGCCGATCTGGCCGACGGCCATTGGGTGCAGCCAACGATCTGGACCGGCCTGCCGGAAACGGCATCGGTCGTGCGCGAAGAAGTTTTCGGCCCGTGCTGCCACATCAGCCCCTTCGACAGCGAAGACGAAGTGATCAACAAGGCCAACAATAACGACTACGGTCTGTCGACGACGATCTGGACGACCAATCTGGCCCGCGCCCACCGTGTCGCGGCGCGCATCGAGGTCGGCATCACGTGGATCAATAGCTGGTTCCTGCGCGACCTGCGCACGGCCTTCGGCGGCTCCAAGCAATCCGGCATCGGCCGTGAGGGCGGTGTGCACTCACTGGAGTTCTACACCGAAACCCGCAACATCTGCGTGAAGCTCTGA
- the dmpE gene encoding 2-oxopent-4-enoate hydratase, whose amino-acid sequence MDQQKITAYGDELYEAWLACRPVRPLLESEPDITIEDAYQIQERFVARRVQAGETIIGKKIGATSKPVQDFLGVYQPDFGLLLSGMVYQEGDTIDLATLIQPKAEAELAFVLKADLKGPGITAMDVIRATDYVLPCFEIVDSRITDWKIKIQDTVADNASCGVFVLGKTRGDPRQLDITLAGMVLEKNGELFSTGVGAAVQGSPANAVAWLANTLGELGIPFKAGEVILSGSQSALVPVVDGDELVCTVGGLGTCSVKFAGRSKP is encoded by the coding sequence ATGGACCAACAAAAAATCACCGCCTATGGCGACGAGCTGTACGAAGCCTGGCTCGCCTGCCGCCCGGTGCGCCCGCTGCTCGAAAGCGAGCCGGACATCACCATCGAGGACGCCTACCAGATTCAGGAACGCTTCGTCGCCCGCCGCGTGCAGGCTGGCGAGACGATCATCGGCAAGAAGATCGGCGCGACGAGCAAGCCGGTGCAGGATTTCCTCGGCGTCTATCAGCCCGATTTCGGCTTGCTGCTCTCCGGCATGGTCTATCAGGAAGGCGACACCATCGATCTCGCCACGCTGATCCAGCCCAAGGCTGAGGCTGAACTGGCCTTTGTCCTCAAGGCAGACCTCAAAGGCCCGGGCATCACGGCAATGGACGTCATCCGCGCCACCGATTACGTGCTGCCCTGTTTCGAGATCGTCGATTCGCGCATCACCGACTGGAAGATCAAGATTCAGGACACCGTCGCCGACAACGCTTCCTGCGGCGTCTTCGTGCTGGGCAAGACCAGGGGTGATCCGCGCCAGCTGGACATCACGCTGGCCGGCATGGTGCTGGAGAAGAACGGTGAACTGTTCTCGACCGGTGTCGGCGCTGCCGTGCAAGGCTCGCCCGCTAATGCCGTCGCCTGGCTGGCCAATACGTTGGGCGAACTGGGCATCCCCTTCAAGGCCGGCGAGGTCATTCTTTCCGGTTCGCAATCGGCGCTCGTCCCGGTCGTCGATGGCGACGAACTGGTGTGCACGGTGGGCGGCCTCGGCACCTGCTCGGTCAAATTCGCCGGAAGGAGCAAACCATGA